The genomic stretch GTATTCAAAACGGCAGTGAATAAGTGTTCATCTTACTCTACCTCCTGCCCAGCATGAGTGTTCATTCATTTTATTGATCTTGAACTTTCAGTTTGCTCTAGGTGAAATCTAAAAGTAGTTTTGATTAGCGTTTTCCTAATGTCAAACATTGCTGTATTACTCAGCCATTTATgtttcatcctttaaaaaaatcttctcttACTTCTGTAGcacagtttttaaattatttttcatgatgtacagatttttttacttctttacatattttagatcTCAGAACTATATTAGATGTATGattgataaattttttttttccattctgtagcctGACATGGGGTCTAAATAATGGTGTTCTTTGCCATGCAAAAGCTCTTCAggttcatgaggtctcatttattgttggtcttagtgcctgCAATATTAGACTTTTTTGTGTCAAGAGCTTAAGATAatttccccactttctctatTTATAAAATCAACTGTATTTGGCCTTATGTTGAAGTTCTTTATTTATTAGAAGCTAAATTTGTGCAGGAGAATAAATATGTATCCCCCTGCACATGTGGCATCCAGTATggccagcacaatttgttgaataTGCTATGTTTATACAATATGAattattggatttttttcaaaaatcatagATATATGTCATTTTATTTGGACCTTAAGTTCTATTTCTCTGATCAAACTGTCTGTTTTTATGGCAAtatgatattgtttttattgttatacCTCTTAACTATAATTTGAAATCTGGCACACTTATACATTCAGCAggttttttaaacattattatttagttttgttttaattgtcctaaatttgtttgtgtttcaatatgaagctgaaaattgttctttcaatttCTGTAAAATATCATTTTGCATTTTGAAGAGGATTATACTGAATTTATAGATTGGCCAATTTTACTGTATTAATAATACTAATCCATAAgcattgatgttttttttttttttaccttctcatgtatttttaaatttcttttttcaatgtcTTAAACCTATTACTATACAAGTCTTATACTGGCTTGACTAGAGTTAGCCTAAAATATATGATTTGAGAATATTGTGAAagattatttctcttattttttgtcAGTCTGAAATTTGTGCACAGAAATGCTCATGATATAGTCTGATACTTTTTAGAAAGTGATTGTTAACTGCATAAGAATCTTAGTGTTGCTTATATATAAAAGCATAACATAGTTTGGCTTCTTTCCTATTTATAACCCTTTTAGGTCATTACATTATCTTATACTTTTAGCAAAGAATTCCAGTACCACTTTGAAAAAGTATAGGAAAAGTACACATCATGTCTTACTCTTGATTTTAGCAGAAATGCTCAGACTTTCTCTATATTTATGCTTATATTAtttgtaagtttattttttaagtatttaattatGTTGAGGTATATCATCTGTCTCACTATTTgtttcaaaatgtttattttaaatggatATAGAATTTTGCTAAAGTTACTTCTTCCTTTAATAAGATtatcatgtggtttctgtcccTTTGTTTATTTAGTAGATAATGTTTATTGCTTTCTGGGTATAAGAAATACATAGGTCATCCATTTCCCTACACCctacatttttgtgtttataacccctgtgttaaaaagtaaaaattatgatttgataatttttaaaaaaggaaaaaaatttaaaaacaaaaaacaaaaaagaaatacataggtCATGCTGTGTGAAGTATATGACTTGGTAATGTACCTACATTTCTTAATGAATTTGGTGGCATCATTTGAAAAAGAGTCTAAATGTGTCTCTACAGATCAGACAAATAGGAATGGATACAGATATAGAGAGGCCTTTGAGCTCACGCCACCTCCCTGAAAGGATAGATCCCATCAGTATGAGACCTGGTGGGAGTTGTTAGTGAAACAAGAGATACAATGGGACTTATGGAGAGTAAAAATGTTGAAGGGTAGTAGATTAGGAAAATGACAATGCCTATAGACATTTAGATGTGAGATCAGTGTGTAGAGGGGTTTTGAAAGAAGAGATGAAGGTGTTGGTTGAGAAAGTTGAGGAAGAAATTGAGGAGTTTTTGGTGGGACTGGAGGATTTGATTGTGCCTGTGGTAGGCCCAGATCTGTTATGTCTAaattaaaggaagagagagttaTGAGCCAATGATTATGGTTATCCTTGTAAGGAGCTTTGGTTTCTTCCAGGAGAATTTTTTATCTGTGACAAGAGATACAGAGGGAAGAGATGGAAGTCTTGAATGCAGGGTGCTTCAGATCATTTGCTAGTACATTCGCAACAGTTGTTAGTATCTGTAGAATTTTGAGATCAAATGTGCAATTTTTTGGCCAAAGACACTAATAATCCATAATATAATCAGGCAAGATTGTGTTGCAATAGAAAACAAGATAGCAAGCTAAATGCCATCAGagattccaagaaaaaaaagaggcatgAGAAGACATGCAAGAGAAGTGGAAGCATGTGAGTTAAATCAGAAGTACCCCAGAGTTGGTTAGACAAAGATTTCTGAGAAGTTGACAGAAAAGAAATCCCAGGATTAGGGCAAAAACTGGATTGAAAAATCTTTCTCTCCAAGTCCAGTAACTGAGGGGCTGGCAGCAAACTTGCTAGAAGGAAATCACCATTGTATATGGACACCAGAAGGTAGGGTTTGCAGATCCAAAGATGCAAAAAGACGGAACAATTAGATACAGTGAGACTTGGGGATGAGTGCTGTAGTACAGATACCCAGTCAGCTGTATGTAAGAAGATAGCCTGGTATATTAGCATGACTTTGTGGAAAAATAGAACACACCCAAACATCTCTGTTGAAAATGTACCTAGGAAGCTCTCTAAGAAATTCACTTGGATTGCTCTGTCATGGCTCTTACACAAATAGATGAAAGGAGACAAGTGGATAGAGTATATGAAAAGAAATTTGTGAAGAAATGGACTCTAAAACTGAAAGTCATCTATGGTGGGTGAAAAAGGCCAAAACAGGCAAATGATTCATACCACAAGATGAATGAATTGGAAGTTAAGGATTCAGTTAAAATGATCAAATGAAGAAAGGAGAACTTAAGGATCTCTCCCAGATCTCAGCACAAATTTAAATTGGAGCAACAAAAACACTACTGAACACAGAAAAacttcatagaaaataaatagaagattTCAGCAAAATGTATCAGGCCAATTCAAATGGTAGAGGACAGTGTCAATCTAGAAAAGTGTCTTATATATAGGGCAAAAGGGGGAGTCGCCCACTCAAATACTGAAATAGCAAGGTGGGATACCATGGGTACGCTGAAGATGCATCAGTTGTGAACAAAAGAGTTCAAGTGCCAACTGTCACAGTTAGAGAATGTTAAGTGTGACTGCTGCAAACTGGTTTGCTCATTCAACCAATAAATACTTTGTAAAACGTTCTTTTTGAGAACCATCACCCTGAAACATTGCCATCAGCACTGCCATAATAGTCTACCTGTCTTGGAAACCTAACAATGAGGATGCCAAAATGTTTGAGTTATTTCATTACGCAGACATTCAGAAGAATGTGGTGCAAAAGAGTCTGATGTTCCTATTTTCTGAGTCATCTTGGGCACCCCAAGCTGTCCTTAGCAGTCTTCAATTCCTAGCCAACCTCCATTATCCTGTAATCTATccacccaccttcatcagacctgtggATCACAAACCATACATGTTAGATTCCCTGTCCCTAACTATTTTCTTTGCCTGCTGAGTCCTCTGAGCTACCTCAAGCTTCTAGGAACAGTCTTCTATGCCCAGCTGACCTCCATTTCCTGCCAACTTTCCACCCAGCTTTATCAGACCTACAGATCCTAAACCACACAGGTTAGAGTATCTTCTTTGACTTATCTTCTCTATCCACTGAGTTCTCTGGGGCACCCTAAACTGCCAGAGCAGTATGTTATCccttctgtatcccatttttttcCATTACTTCTCTGcctaccttcatcagacctgctgaCCCAAAGACATACAGCCCAATAATGCCTGACAGAAGCCCGTTATACCAGGATCATCAAGGTTAAGCCCCCTCCCAATACttacacaacagaaacatccagaAACCGAGCTATCCATGTGGCTACTAGCTGTAGAAAGAATACAGTCAACAAAATCCAGGGCAATATGACAATTTCAGAGCATAGTTACACTACTACTGAAACCCCTGGTTATCCTAACACAACTAAAATTCAAGTAAATGACCTTAAACCCAATAATATAGAGTTGATAGAGGCcttcaaagaagaaaggaataaatccttttaagaaatacaggaaatacaaTCAAACACGTACAGGTGTTtaaataggaaagaaataaatctctttaagaaatacaggaaaagacaATTAAATAggtgaaagaaataaacaaaactgttcaagacctgaaaatggaaatagaagcaataatgtAAACATAAACTGAATGAATCCTGGCGATGGCAAACCTaccaaagagaacaggaacaaacaATGGAGAAGAGAATTCTGGCATAAGTGATAGAATAAAGgcattgatacatcagtcaaagaaaatgatattCTAAAAAAGTTTCTGCCACaaaccatccaggaaatctgggataccatgaaaagacttaacataagaataataggaatagaagaaagtaTTAAGCAAcagctccaaggcccagaaaatattctcaacaaaaccatagaagaaaacttttacaacctaaagaatgagatgcctataaagatacaagaagcttacagaacaccaattagGTTGGACTAAAAGAACATTCTCCTCAACATaataatagaaacataaaatctacagaaaaaaagaaagaatattaaaagaagcAAGGGGAAAGATCaatcagaattacacccaacctccatcagagactctaaaagctagatgGGCCTGGACAGATATATTACAACCTTCAAAAAAAACCTATGACAACAATCATATACTATATAGCAACTattataccaagcaaaactctcaatcatcatgaatggggaaaacaaaatatttcaataaaaatccaaaaataataaaatatctatttataaatCCAGTGCTACAGAAATTactaaacaaactaacaaaagaaaCTCTGATACAAAAAAGATAACTATATTTAGGAGGGAAAAGTAGAAAATAAGTAATACCATACCAGCAAAAACAagagaagcacacacaaacagatgGACACACTAACATCACAAACATCAAAAAACATATTAAACAACTTCCAGTCATTAATACCTCtcaatatcagtggactcaattctctactaaaaagacacaggctaacagaatgcaTGTGAAACAGGATCTTTCTCTCTGCTACATAAAGAAACACACCTGAGCAAGAAAGGTAGAAATTACTTTAGAGGAAGAGCTGTAAAATGTTTGTCAAGCAAATGgactcaagaagcaagctggagtagccattctaatttctaATAAATTAACCTTTCAATTAAAATTAGTGAAAAGAAACAGGGAAGGACAATTTATACTcatcaagtgaaaaaaaataaccaaaaatgaTATTTCAATTCTGAACAAAACTCAAGGGCACAcatatttgtaaaacaaacattGCCAAAGCTTAAATTATACAGTTAACTTAACACATTAATAgtagacttcaacaccccacactcaccaattgacaggtcatccagacagaaactaaacacagaaataatgaaattaacagaCATTATGAACCAAAAGGACTTAACAGAAATCTATGGAATATTTcactaaaacaaaagagtatGACTTCTTCACAGCACAACATAAATCCTTTTCCAAAATttgaccatataactggtcacaaggCAAGCTTCAaaagatatgaaaaataaaataatgccttgtatcATACCCTGGATTAAACCTGGACTGCcagaacaacagaaacaccagaagcttacacactcatggaaattgaagaACTCTCTCCTTAGTGACTTCTgagtaagaaaagaaataaagaaagaacttaaaaacattttagaattcaataaaaatgaaggcacaacatactcagagttatgggacataatgaaagtaGAGCTAAGATCTTAAAGTTCATAATATTAAGTACCCCCATGAAGAAATTAGAAACTTCTCCTACCAGCAATTtcaaagtacacctgaaagctctagaaaatagAAGCAAGCCCACTGAAGAGGAGTAGAAGTCAGGAAACAATCAaaatcaaggctgaaatcaatcagttagaaataaagaaaataatatacagaatcaactaaaccaAAAgatggttctctgagaaaattaacaagacagacaaacccttagcaaAACTAaccaaaacacaaagaaatagtatccatataaacaaaatcataaatgaaaagagagacaggaCAACAGATAATTGGACAATTCAGAGAATAATTAGATCTTACTTCAAAatcctgtactccacaaaattggaaaatgaaattaaatagatagttttctagacagacactacttaacaaagttaaatcaagatcagataaactatttaaatagccCTATAACCCCTAAGCAAATagagtcattaaaagtctctcaaccaaaatACCTGGGGCCAAATcattttagtgtagaattctaccagacttttaaagaagagctacTCCCACACTAAATGcaggaacacatcaaaagcaTCATCCACTGTGATCATCTAGGCATCATCCCAGGAATTCAGGTATggctcaatatacaaaaatctgtCAACATAATCCATGATATAAAcacaatgaatgaaaaaaataacatgatcatcatattaataatgaaaaagtcattgacaaaattcaacaccccttcatattaacagcaatttacagcaaaccaatagccaatatcaaactaaatggagaaaaactcaaatCATTTACATTAAAGTCAAAGACAAGACAAAGCTGTCCACTCTtttcctatctattcaatatggtacttgaaattctaggcaaagcaataagaaaacaaGGGAAGATCAAGTGGGtataaactgaaaagaaagaagccatattgttatttgtggatgatatgatagtatgtgTGACTGAcgccaaaaattctaccagagaaatacaactgataaacactttcagcaaaatgCTTGGAAACattttaactcaaagaaatcagtaccTCTCCTTTATACACATGATAAATGGACcaagaaagaaagtagggaaacAACAACCTTTACAATggccatgaataatataaaataactttatataattctaaccaagcaagcaaaagagCTAGATGACtagaacttcaagtcactgaagaaagaaattgaggaagatatcagaagatggaaagatcccccatCTTCATGGATCAGCAGAAATAACATAGTGAAAATTGCCATCTTACCAAGAATGATTTAAATATACAATGCAATTCCCCTCAAAATTGCAACATAATTCAGACCTTGATAGagaaattttcaacttcatatggaaaactgAAAACCTgaggatagctaaaataatcctgaacaataaaaaaacctCAAGAGGTATTAGTATCTCTGAAGTCATGTTGCACTATAGAGCAAgggtaataaaaactgcatggtattggcatagaACAGACAGGTTGGTCAGTGGATTGCGTCAAGGAcactgaaataaacccacacacctatggacacttcattttcacacacacacaaaaaaggaaaactagacaatggaaaaaagaaaatgtctctgccaaatggtgctggtctaacttgaTGTTTGTATATAGAAGAAGGCAAGAGATCCATATGTATCATTGTACATAAATGTcgagtccaaatggatcaaaaacctcaacctaaaaccagatagactaaatctgatagaacagaaagtggattAGCCTTGAAGttattggtacaggagacaacttcgtAAACATAACAGcaatggctcaagctctaagatcaacagttgataaaTAGGACACTATGAAagtgaaaaacttctgtaaggcaaaagacactgttaaaaaacaaaacagcagcctagagattggaaaaagatttttaccagccttgcatctgacagaaggctaatatccaagttttatgaagaactcaagaagtaaCTCAGTTAAAGATAATTTGGGTGTCCATAGTCATCAAGGAAATTAAAATCTACACAACTCTTAGATTTTTACCTGATTGAATggctaagaataaaaaaaaaaaacaaaaacaacaacaaaaaaaaaaaaactcaagtgatagcataTGCTCACAAAGAAGTGGAGCAAGGAGACCATTTCTTCATTGTTTGTGGGAGAGTAAACTTgaaaaaccactttggaaatcaattgtACTATGTCTCAGAAAACTGGCAATAGGTCTACCTCAAGAGCCAGCTATACCATTCCcaggcatatgcccaaaagatgctctaccatcccACAAAGGCACTTGCACAACTAGGTTCACAGCAACTTTGTTCATATTAATCAGAAAGTGGAaataaccaagatgtccctcaagtaaagaacaaatttttaaaaatactattaattAGGTGAAATACTATTTAcctgttaaaaacaaagacattataaaTTTGGCAGACAAGtggatggatcttgagaatatcatcctgagagaaaCCAGACTCAAAATGGCAAGCATAGTATGGATTCATTAATAAGAAGTTATAAGTAATAATATACAGGATATCCATAttacattccacagacccaaagagacCCAAAGCTAAAAGAAGGATGGTACAAGAGAGGATGCTTGTATCTCACTTAAAATGGCTTATTAAATGGTCATAGAACACAGACGGAGGGAGGGAACCAGGTAGGAGTGGAGATGGTAGGGGAATGGtagggttcaggatcaggtatggggagggaCAAGAAAGATGGCCACATGGCCATGAGAATTGCAACTGAGAGTGCTGGAGAGGAGGAAGGTAACTTTAGGATATGACAAAGACCTGGGATAATAGAGGCATGCAAGAATTGTTGGAGGTGACTTTAGCAGTGCCTCACAGCATTGAAAATATAGATCCTGAAGAGGCCATGgcttgtagccaggcaggaacatGAGTGGAGTGATAGGGAAAGAAACACACTCACAAAGTCTTGGAAACAAATTTTATcctctctaaaaaaaaatgttgggatgggggatggagggaATGTTGGGATGGCCTGAGGCAATGGCCAACTAACAACAAGCCCAGCTTAAGACCCATTCCATGCTCAAGCATCATTCCCAAACACTATTAATATTCTGATATGTTTGCAGGCAGGAGtatagcatggctgtcttctgagaggctctacctagcAGGTGACTCAGACAAATGCAAACACCCACAGCAAAACAGTGTAAGCAGCGtagagactcttatggaagaatgggGAAAAGAATACAGGCCCTGAACAGGTTaggaacaccacaggaagaccaacagagtcaactaacctggattcatggagctctcagagactgaatgacCAACAAAAGAGCACAAACAGGCTGGAATTAGGCCTCCCTGCTTATAGGTAGCAGATTGCTACActgtcttcatgtggatcccaaCCAACTGGAGCTCAAAACCTGTTGCCTCTCTGTGTTATATGgttttctagctgggctgctttgtcttgcttcagtgagagaggatgtgcctaccCTTCAGAAATTTGATGTTCAATGTGGAAGACTACCAAAGGGAGGGGTTCTACCCTCTCAGAAGAAGGAGGGTAGTTGTGGAGAGtgatcgggatgtaaagtgaatgaataatcAAAGTAATAAAAGTAACTTATATTCAGGTTATGAAACAACTACATTTCCTTAGCTTACTTAAGAAATTATAGTCAAAAATAAATGATGTATCATAGAGGAAATATTACCCTACTGATGAGTTTCTTCAAGGCTTCTTTCATATCTCTGTTCCTCAGACTATAGATAAAGGGATTCATCATTTGAGGGACTACTGAATACAGCACTGAAGCCACAGCACTCTTCCTGGATGATTCTGTAATTGTTGAGCTGATGTAGACCCCAAAACCagttccataaaataaaaaaacaactgaCAGGTGAGACCCACAGGTGGAAAATGCTTTATATCTTCCTTCTGATGATGACATTCTCAAGACAGTGGTTGCAATTTGTCTATAAGACAAAATGATGCCAGAGAGAGGAACACCACCAAATATGCAAGATgaaatgtatatgagtatgttaTCAATAAGAGTGTTGGAACAGGCAAGTTTAGTAATCTGTGTAAGTTCACAGAAGAAATGTGGGATTATAAGCTCTGTGCAGAAGGACAAATGTAATACCATTAAACCGTTGACCAGGGCATTTGCCATGCTCCCTATTATAGAAAATGCTACCATTAGGATACAAAGACAGGGGTTCATTATGATCCTATACCTAAGTGGATGGCAAATAgcaacatagcggtcataggccattgCTGCAAGAAGACAATTCTCCATGCCAACAGCCATCAAGACAAAGAAGACCTGAGATAGACATCCTCCATAAGTGATgttctggttttctgtttgtatatTTACCAGCATCTTTGGAATTGTGCATGTGACTAAAATTATGTCATTAAAAGAAAgaccagagagaaagaagtacaTGGGAGTGTGGAGATGGGAGTCAGAGCTTGTGGCCAGAATTATCAGCAGGTTTCCTAGGATTGTTACAAGGTACATGGAAAGAAATAGACTGAAGATGGTAAGTTGCAGCTTGGTATCATCTGTGAGTCCCAGGAGAATGAATCCTGACACAACAGTTTGGTTTACAGATTTCATGTTCATGGTGAATCTGATGGAAAACATggagtggaaaaag from Arvicanthis niloticus isolate mArvNil1 chromosome 27, mArvNil1.pat.X, whole genome shotgun sequence encodes the following:
- the LOC143439554 gene encoding olfactory receptor 7G2-like, with amino-acid sequence MPDFPPTKVSPASDILFEFPEKSHPVSISRFTMNMKSVNQTVVSGFILLGLTDDTKLQLTIFSLFLSMYLVTILGNLLIILATSSDSHLHTPMYFFLSGLSFNDIILVTCTIPKMLVNIQTENQNITYGGCLSQVFFVLMAVGMENCLLAAMAYDRYVAICHPLRYRIIMNPCLCILMVAFSIIGSMANALVNGLMVLHLSFCTELIIPHFFCELTQITKLACSNTLIDNILIYISSCIFGGVPLSGIILSYRQIATTVLRMSSSEGRYKAFSTCGSHLSVVFLFYGTGFGVYISSTITESSRKSAVASVLYSVVPQMMNPFIYSLRNRDMKEALKKLISRVIFPL